The Streptomyces taklimakanensis nucleotide sequence CAGACGATCGTGGACGAGCTGGCCGCGGTCCAGGGCTCCCCGGCCGACATCGGCGGCTACTACCGCCCCGACCCGGCCAAGGCCTCGGCGGTCATGCGTCCGTCGAAGACCTTCAACCAGGCCCTCGCCTCGCTCGGCTGACACGCCGACCCCAGGGCACTCCCGCCCCGGCCGGGCCTCGTCCCCGGCCGGGGCGGTTCCCGTCTCCGGGGGGCGTCCTTCCGGCCGTCAGCGGTAGGTGAGCAGCGGGCGCCGGTCCCCGACGAAGTGGGCGTGGTCGTTGAAGGACAGCAGGCTCACGCCGGCCGAGCCCGCGACGACGGTGGTGATCGCCGCGTTGACGACCACCCGGTTCAGCGCCACGATCCCGGCCGGGGGAGCGGACAGCAGCCTCCCGCACAGGGCCGCCAGCACCCCGCCCGAGGTGACCACGACGGCGTCGCGTCCCGGCCCGAGCTCGGCGACCAGTCCCCGCAGCGCGTCGAAGGCGCCCGTGGCGAACCGCTCCCAGCCGCCCTCGTCCGTGTCGGCCATCCACGCCGCGAGCGCGCGGTCGAGCACCCGCTGGGCACCGCGGTTGTCGGCGGGGGCACCGGAGGCGTCCTGGGAGGCAGCGCCGTAGCGGCGGACGAGGTCGATGTGGTCGTACTCGTTCCAGCGCGGGTCGGTGCGCGGTGTCCCGGTCAGGCCGGCGGCCTTCACCAGGAGTTCGGCCGTGTCCCGCTGTCGGTTCAGGGTGCCGCAGACCACGAGCGGGTCGCGGGGGGCGCGTCGCGCCAGCTCGGCGCCGGCGACCTCCGCCTGTCTGCGGCCGAGGTCCGACAGCACGTCGTACCCGTGCGCCGTCTCGGCACCGAACGACGCCTGGCCGTGGCGGACCAGGTGGACGACCGGCATCGCTGCCTCCCGCTGTCGGTGTCGGGGGTTCCCGTGGTTCGTTCGGCGCGCCACGGCGCCTTGCCGCGCGTGACCGTCGGGCACCACTCTGCCCCCGGCCACGGCCGGCTCCTCGGCTGGGCGGCGACGCAACGGCGAGGGTAGCCAACCCGCCGAGCAACGCTCAACAGCGCGGCCGCGGTCCGGT carries:
- a CDS encoding histidine phosphatase family protein is translated as MPVVHLVRHGQASFGAETAHGYDVLSDLGRRQAEVAGAELARRAPRDPLVVCGTLNRQRDTAELLVKAAGLTGTPRTDPRWNEYDHIDLVRRYGAASQDASGAPADNRGAQRVLDRALAAWMADTDEGGWERFATGAFDALRGLVAELGPGRDAVVVTSGGVLAALCGRLLSAPPAGIVALNRVVVNAAITTVVAGSAGVSLLSFNDHAHFVGDRRPLLTYR